In the genome of Pseudomonadota bacterium, the window AAAAGGCCCAGCGATTAGGAATATTTTCAATGCAGGGCAATATGCCCCTTAAAGGGGTAGGCTCAATAATTTCAGGTATGGAGAATCTTCCCGATTGCCTGGATGCTTCAATGGCAATACGCTTCCATCTTTCGTTTTTGCCTTTCTCTTTATCGTTAAACTTGATGAGTGTCCTCTTGAAGATTGTAGGAAGTATGCGTTCAACACCTAATTCTGTAGATTTTTCAATGAGCCAGTCCATACGGGGTCCTTTTATGGGACTTACGCAGAGGGTTACTTTTGGCCTCTTCTCTTCAGGACGATGAACTACATCCAGAACCTGCAAAAAGAGTTCTTTGCTCTTGATGTTGTTAATTATGCATCTGTAAAGATACCCTTTTCCGTCGATGAGGTCTATCCTATCTCCAATGGTCTTCCGCAGGACGGTTATTATGTATTTGTGCATTGGGCCGGCAAGGAGCGCCATACCATTTTTGATCTTCAGTTTGTCGACAAAAACTCTTCTTATTTCCATATATTACCTTTCGGGAAGTTTGTAAAAACGTGATTCATAGAGCTTATGGTATTCTGTCCATTTCTCATCTTCCATATTGTCT includes:
- a CDS encoding RsmE family RNA methyltransferase — translated: MEIRRVFVDKLKIKNGMALLAGPMHKYIITVLRKTIGDRIDLIDGKGYLYRCIINNIKSKELFLQVLDVVHRPEEKRPKVTLCVSPIKGPRMDWLIEKSTELGVERILPTIFKRTLIKFNDKEKGKNERWKRIAIEASRQSGRFSIPEIIEPTPLRGILPCIENIPNRWAFYEREKKTSLKDVISRQNEGEICLIIGPEGGIEELEIEWLKENGFTPCTLGENIFRSETTPLVILSIILYEYSKK